In Lepus europaeus isolate LE1 chromosome 23, mLepTim1.pri, whole genome shotgun sequence, a single genomic region encodes these proteins:
- the RPLP0 gene encoding large ribosomal subunit protein uL10 produces MPREDRATWKSNYFLKIIQLLDDYPKCFIVGADNVGSKQMQQIRMSLRGKAVVLMGKNTMMRKAIRGHLENNPALEKLLPHIRGNVGFVFTKEDLTEIRAMLLANKVPAAARAGAIAPCEVTVPAQNTGLGPEKTSFFQALGITTKISRGTIEILSDVQLIKTGDKVGASEATLLNMLNISPFSFGLVIQQVFDNGSIYNPEVLDITEETLHSRFLEGVRNVASVCLQIGYPTVASVPHSIINGYKRVLALSVETEYTFPLAEKVKAFLADPSAFVAAAPVAAASAAAPAAAAAAPAKVEAKEESEESDEDMGFGLFD; encoded by the exons ATGCCCAGGGAAGACAGGGCGACCTGGAAGTCCAACTACTTCCTTAAGATCATC CAACTTCTGGATGATTACCCAAAATGCTTCATCGTGGGCGCAGACAATGTGGGCTCCAAGCAGATGCAGCAGATCCGCATGTCGCTCCGGGGGAAGGCTGTGGTGCTGATGGGCAAGAACACCATGATGCGCAAGGCCATCCGGGGGCATCTGGAAAACAACCCTGCCCTGGAGAA GCTGCTGCCTCACATCCGGGGAAATGTGGGCTTTGTGTTCACCAAGGAGGACCTCACTGAGATCAGGGCTATGCTGCTGGCCAATAAG GTGCCGGCTGCTGCCCGTGCTGGTGCCATTGCGCCCTGTGAGGTCACTGTGCCAGCTCAGAACACTGGTCTGGGGCCCGAGAAGACCTCCTTTTTCCAGGCTTTGGGCATCACCACTAAAATCTCCAGGGGCACCATTGAAATCCTG AGCGATGTGCAGCTGATAAAGACTGGAGACAAAGTGGGAGCCAGCGAAGCCACGCTGCTGAACATGCTGAACATCTCGCCCTTCTCGTTTGGGCTGGTCATCCAGCAGGTGTTTGACAATGGCAGCATCTACAACCCTGAAGTGCTGGACATCACGGAGGAAACCCTGCACTCACGCTTCCTGGAG GGTGTGCGCAACGTTGCCAGTGTGTGTCTGCAGATTGGCTATCCGACCGTGGCGTCGGTGCCCCATTCCATCATCAATGGGTACAAGCGTGTCCTGGCTTTGTCTGTGGAGACTGAGTACACCTTCCCACTTGCTGAAAAG GTCAAGGCCTTCCTGGCTGATCCATCTGCATTTGTGGCTGCTGCCCCTGTGGCCGCGGCCAGcgctgctgcccctgctgctgccgccgcagCCCCAGCCAAGGTGGAGGCCAAGGAAGAGTCGGAAGAGTCGGACGAAGATATGGGATTTGGTCTCTTCGACTGA